One Burkholderia pyrrocinia DNA segment encodes these proteins:
- a CDS encoding ABC transporter substrate-binding protein yields MPFAPKHLAAALAIVLGTAAGSAVAQAPAGYPGNYQGVIDAAKKEGKLIVYSTTDTGLVRPLIKDFESLYGVKVEYNDMNSTELYNRYISENAASSTSADVLWSSAMDLQVKLVNDGLMAPYDSPESANVPQWAQYQKQAYGTTFEPLAIVYNKRLIPENEVPKTRADLIKLLTSQPDKFKGKVTTYDVEKSGVGFNALTQDAHLNEKVTWELVKAIGATGPKLQSSTGAMMERISSGENLIGYNIIGSYAYAKAKKDKSIGYVFPKDYTQIVSRLATISKKSKNPNAAKLWVDYLLSKRGQTLIADQANLYAIRTDVTGETSAASLSKELGDSLKPIQIGTGLLVYLDQSKRLAFLKQWQQSIKR; encoded by the coding sequence ATGCCGTTTGCACCGAAGCACCTCGCCGCCGCGCTGGCGATCGTCCTGGGCACTGCCGCCGGCAGCGCCGTCGCACAGGCTCCGGCCGGGTATCCGGGTAACTACCAGGGCGTGATCGACGCCGCGAAGAAGGAAGGCAAGCTGATCGTCTACTCGACGACCGACACGGGCCTCGTGCGCCCGCTGATCAAGGACTTCGAAAGCCTGTACGGCGTCAAGGTCGAGTACAACGACATGAACAGCACCGAGCTGTACAACCGCTACATCAGCGAGAACGCGGCGAGCAGCACCAGCGCCGACGTGCTGTGGAGCTCGGCGATGGACCTGCAGGTCAAGCTCGTCAACGACGGCCTGATGGCACCCTACGATTCGCCCGAAAGCGCGAACGTGCCGCAATGGGCGCAATACCAGAAGCAGGCGTACGGCACGACGTTCGAGCCGCTCGCGATCGTCTACAACAAGCGCCTGATTCCCGAAAACGAAGTGCCGAAAACGCGCGCCGACCTGATCAAGCTGCTCACGTCGCAACCCGACAAGTTCAAAGGCAAGGTCACGACCTACGACGTCGAGAAATCGGGCGTCGGCTTCAACGCGCTGACGCAGGACGCGCACCTGAACGAGAAGGTCACGTGGGAGCTCGTGAAGGCGATCGGCGCGACCGGCCCGAAGCTGCAGTCGAGCACGGGCGCGATGATGGAGCGGATCTCGTCGGGCGAGAACCTGATCGGCTACAACATCATCGGTTCGTACGCGTACGCGAAAGCGAAGAAGGACAAGTCGATCGGCTACGTGTTTCCGAAGGACTACACGCAGATCGTGAGCCGCCTCGCGACGATCTCGAAGAAGTCGAAGAACCCGAACGCCGCGAAGCTGTGGGTCGACTACCTGCTGTCGAAGCGCGGCCAGACGTTGATCGCGGACCAGGCGAACCTGTATGCGATCCGCACGGACGTCACGGGCGAAACGTCGGCCGCGAGCCTGTCGAAGGAACTCGGCGATTCGCTGAAGCCGATCCAGATCGGCACCGGCCTGCTCGTCTATCTCGACCAGTCGAAGCGCCTGGCTTTCCTGAAGCAATGGCAGCAGTCGATCAAGCGCTGA
- a CDS encoding ABC transporter permease → MLSTSTRGTAPAVAPATGLRDAIPALPVNSLQPLAGMLRWIVVSVLTIAVALPLGFILFQSLLTAPFFDANKALGIEGFRFIFSDPDFWSAVKNSFIIASGMLFISIPLGGILAFLMVRTDLPGRRWLEPLLLTPVFVSPMVLAFGYVVAAGPVGFYSVWFKELFGVQNVPWNVYSIFAITVIVGLTHVPHVYLYSSAALRNLGSDVEEAARVAGARPFRVALDVSLPMTMPALLFAGVLVFFLGFEVFGLPLVLGDPEGHLVLATYLYKLTNKLGVPSYHLMAAVAVCIVAITFPLVLLQRRLLKTANRFVTVKGKAGRSTVLPLGVWRWVALAIVALWLMLTVIVPISGIVLRAFVTNWGEGVALAEVLTLSNFIELFEQDNLVRAIVNTLGIGVIGGALAVGFYSLVAFAGHRRPDWATKLLDYLVLLPRAVPGLLAGLAFLWIFLFVPGLRELKNSMWSIWIAYTVVWLAYGMRLIQSALLQVGPELEEAGRSVGATRSRVSLDVTLPLVRFGLLAAWLLIFMIFEREYSTAVYLLSPGTEVIGALLVSLWATGAVDQVAALSVINIAMVGAGLGVALRFGVKLHG, encoded by the coding sequence ATGCTTTCAACCAGCACACGCGGAACGGCGCCTGCCGTTGCGCCCGCCACCGGCCTGCGCGACGCGATTCCCGCGCTGCCGGTCAACAGCCTGCAGCCGCTCGCCGGCATGCTGCGCTGGATCGTCGTCTCGGTACTGACCATCGCGGTCGCGCTGCCGCTCGGCTTCATCCTGTTCCAGAGCCTGCTGACCGCGCCGTTCTTCGACGCGAACAAGGCGCTCGGCATCGAAGGTTTCCGCTTCATTTTCAGCGATCCCGACTTCTGGTCGGCCGTGAAGAACTCGTTCATCATCGCCAGCGGGATGCTGTTCATCTCGATCCCGCTCGGCGGCATCCTCGCGTTCCTGATGGTGCGCACCGACCTGCCCGGCCGCCGCTGGCTCGAACCGCTGCTGCTCACGCCCGTGTTCGTGTCGCCGATGGTGCTCGCGTTCGGCTACGTGGTCGCGGCCGGCCCGGTCGGCTTCTACTCGGTGTGGTTCAAGGAACTGTTCGGGGTGCAAAACGTGCCCTGGAACGTGTACTCGATCTTCGCGATCACCGTGATCGTCGGCCTCACGCACGTGCCGCACGTGTATCTGTATTCGTCGGCCGCGCTGCGCAACCTCGGCTCGGACGTCGAGGAAGCCGCGCGCGTTGCGGGCGCCCGCCCGTTCCGCGTCGCGCTCGACGTGAGCCTGCCGATGACGATGCCCGCGCTGCTGTTCGCCGGCGTGCTGGTGTTCTTCCTCGGCTTCGAGGTGTTCGGGCTGCCGCTCGTGCTCGGCGATCCGGAAGGCCACCTCGTACTCGCGACCTACCTGTACAAGCTGACCAACAAGCTCGGCGTGCCGTCGTACCACCTGATGGCCGCGGTCGCGGTGTGCATCGTCGCGATCACGTTCCCGCTCGTGCTGCTGCAACGCCGCCTGCTGAAGACCGCGAACCGCTTCGTCACGGTGAAGGGCAAGGCCGGCCGCTCGACAGTGCTGCCCCTCGGCGTGTGGCGCTGGGTCGCGCTCGCGATCGTCGCGCTGTGGCTGATGCTGACCGTGATCGTGCCGATCTCGGGCATCGTGCTGCGCGCATTCGTGACCAACTGGGGCGAAGGCGTCGCGCTCGCGGAAGTGCTGACGCTGTCGAACTTCATCGAGTTGTTCGAGCAGGACAACCTCGTGCGCGCGATCGTCAACACGCTCGGCATCGGTGTGATCGGCGGCGCGCTCGCGGTCGGCTTCTACTCGCTCGTCGCGTTCGCCGGCCACCGCCGCCCCGACTGGGCGACCAAGCTGCTCGACTATCTCGTGCTGCTGCCGCGCGCGGTGCCCGGCCTGCTCGCCGGTCTCGCGTTCCTGTGGATCTTCCTGTTCGTCCCCGGCCTGCGCGAGCTGAAGAACTCGATGTGGAGCATCTGGATCGCGTACACGGTCGTGTGGCTCGCGTACGGGATGCGGCTCATCCAGAGCGCGCTGCTGCAGGTCGGCCCTGAGCTCGAGGAAGCCGGCCGCAGCGTCGGCGCGACGCGCAGCCGCGTGTCGCTCGACGTGACGCTGCCGCTCGTGCGCTTCGGTCTGCTCGCCGCGTGGCTCCTGATCTTCATGATCTTCGAGCGCGAATACTCGACGGCCGTCTACCTGCTGTCGCCCGGCACCGAAGTGATCGGCGCGCTGCTCGTGTCGCTGTGGGCGACCGGCGCCGTCGACCAGGTCGCCGCGCTTTCTGTCATCAACATCGCGATGGTCGGCGCCGGTCTCGGCGTGGCCCTGCGCTTCGGAGTGAAACTTCATGGATAA
- a CDS encoding ABC transporter ATP-binding protein has protein sequence MDKLIVDDLHLSYGANPILKGVSFELKAGEVVCLLGASGSGKTTLLRAVAGLEQPSDGRIQLDDRVFFDGAKRVDLPVEQRSLGLVFQSYALWPHRTVADNVGYGLKLRRVAPAEQKRRVQAALDQLGLGHLAERFPHQLSGGQQQRVAIARALVYNPPVILLDEPLSNLDAKLREEARAWLRELIVSLGLSALCVTHDQTEAMAMSDRILLLRNGRIEQEGTPAELYGAPRSLYTAEFMGSNNRIDARVAAIDGECVTLAGDGWEIRAMARDTFAPGQDAQAVIRLERVQVTDGPGANRLQADLVTSMYLGDRWEYLFHCGDMRLRAFGHVPRAAGKHWLEFPTNDCWAFAKAG, from the coding sequence ATGGATAAGCTCATCGTCGACGACCTGCATCTCAGCTACGGCGCCAACCCGATCCTCAAGGGCGTGTCGTTCGAACTGAAGGCCGGCGAAGTCGTGTGCCTGCTCGGCGCGTCGGGCAGCGGCAAGACCACGCTGCTGCGCGCGGTGGCCGGCCTCGAACAGCCGTCCGACGGCCGCATCCAGCTCGACGACCGCGTGTTCTTCGACGGCGCGAAGCGCGTCGACCTGCCCGTCGAGCAGCGCTCGCTCGGCCTCGTGTTCCAGTCGTACGCGCTGTGGCCGCACCGCACCGTCGCCGACAACGTCGGCTACGGGCTGAAGCTGCGCCGCGTCGCGCCTGCCGAACAGAAGCGCCGCGTCCAGGCCGCGCTCGACCAGCTCGGCCTCGGCCATCTGGCGGAACGCTTTCCGCATCAGTTGTCGGGCGGCCAGCAGCAACGCGTCGCGATTGCGCGCGCGCTCGTCTACAACCCGCCGGTGATCCTGCTCGACGAGCCGTTGTCGAACCTCGACGCGAAGCTGCGCGAGGAAGCGCGTGCATGGCTGCGCGAGCTGATCGTGTCGCTCGGGCTGTCGGCACTGTGCGTGACCCACGACCAGACCGAAGCGATGGCGATGTCCGACCGCATCCTGCTGCTGCGCAACGGCCGCATCGAGCAGGAAGGCACGCCGGCCGAGTTGTACGGCGCGCCGCGCTCGCTGTATACGGCCGAGTTCATGGGCAGCAACAACCGGATCGACGCGCGCGTCGCCGCGATCGACGGCGAATGCGTGACGCTTGCCGGCGACGGCTGGGAAATCCGCGCGATGGCGCGCGACACGTTCGCGCCGGGCCAGGACGCGCAGGCCGTGATCCGCCTCGAACGCGTGCAGGTCACCGACGGCCCGGGCGCGAACCGGCTGCAGGCGGACCTCGTCACGTCGATGTATCTCGGCGACCGCTGGGAATACCTGTTCCATTGCGGCGACATGCGCCTGCGCGCATTCGGCCACGTGCCGCGCGCGGCCGGCAAGCACTGGCTCGAATTCCCGACCAACGACTGCTGGGCGTTCGCGAAAGCGGGCTGA
- a CDS encoding porin, with the protein MKSRAERSFRTVVLTGSAAAACIAAPAAHAQSSVTIYGIMDAGIEYTNHAAPQGGNSFKLKSGNKNTSRWGLRGVEDLGGGLKAVFRLESGIDLANGAFDDGPDSIFARRATVGLKGKWGELSLGRNFTVTYDYMLPFDPMGYAQNYSWATSSMATGGRKDGLFTRSSNAVRYDGEFSGFKFGALYGFGNVPGSVKTSSKYDVALGYETGPFAAAVTFDRQNGAADSITPADTVNYIQGIHAGLSYDFGNLKTMAGYRNYKRTFRTTAANQLSDMVWVGGSYQFTPTFSLIAAVYHQNIKGGTDADPTLVSLRAQYALSKRTVLYAAGAFAIAKHDQKVGVSRDVNGYGTTQVGVTAGIQQRF; encoded by the coding sequence ATGAAGTCACGCGCAGAACGTTCCTTTCGCACAGTAGTCCTCACGGGCTCGGCCGCCGCGGCCTGCATCGCCGCGCCCGCCGCGCACGCGCAGTCGTCGGTCACGATCTACGGGATCATGGATGCCGGCATCGAATACACGAACCACGCGGCGCCGCAGGGCGGCAACTCGTTCAAGCTCAAGTCGGGCAACAAGAACACGTCGCGCTGGGGCTTGCGCGGCGTCGAGGATCTCGGCGGCGGGCTGAAGGCCGTGTTCCGCCTCGAAAGCGGGATCGACCTCGCGAACGGCGCCTTCGACGACGGCCCCGACTCGATCTTCGCGCGCCGCGCGACGGTCGGCCTGAAGGGCAAATGGGGCGAGCTGTCGCTCGGCCGCAACTTCACCGTCACCTACGACTACATGCTGCCGTTCGACCCGATGGGTTACGCGCAGAACTACTCGTGGGCGACGTCGTCGATGGCGACGGGCGGCCGCAAGGACGGCCTGTTCACGCGCTCGTCGAACGCGGTGCGCTACGACGGCGAATTCAGCGGCTTCAAGTTCGGCGCGCTGTACGGCTTCGGCAACGTGCCGGGCAGCGTGAAGACCAGCTCGAAATACGACGTCGCGCTCGGCTACGAGACCGGGCCGTTCGCGGCAGCGGTCACGTTCGACCGGCAGAACGGCGCGGCCGACAGCATCACGCCGGCCGACACGGTCAACTACATCCAGGGCATCCACGCGGGCCTGAGCTACGACTTCGGCAACCTGAAGACGATGGCGGGTTACCGCAATTACAAACGCACGTTCCGCACGACGGCGGCGAACCAGTTGAGCGACATGGTCTGGGTCGGCGGGTCGTACCAGTTCACGCCGACGTTCTCGCTGATCGCGGCCGTCTATCACCAGAACATCAAGGGCGGCACGGACGCCGATCCGACGCTGGTGTCGCTGCGCGCGCAGTACGCGCTGTCGAAGCGCACGGTGCTGTACGCGGCCGGTGCGTTCGCGATCGCGAAGCACGACCAGAAGGTCGGCGTGTCG